Proteins found in one Sorghum bicolor cultivar BTx623 chromosome 1, Sorghum_bicolor_NCBIv3, whole genome shotgun sequence genomic segment:
- the LOC8084566 gene encoding pyruvate kinase, cytosolic isozyme encodes MSLRAALADVDMECVATGPEEIWRRRPKTKIVCTLGPASRSVEMCARLLRAGMCVARFNFSHGSHEYHQETLDNLRKAMDLTGLICAVMLDTKGPEIRTGFLKDGKPVKLTRGHEITITTDYSIKGDENMISMSYNKIAVDLEPGSTILCADGTITFTVLSCDPVQGLVRCRCENSALLGERKNVNLPGVIVDLPTLTEKDKVDILQWGVPNNIDMIALSFVRKGSDLKMVRGVLGEHAKSILLMSKVENQEGVANFDEILANSDAFMVARGDLGMEIPIEKIFYAQKVMIFKCNVQGKPVVTATQMLESMIKSPRPTRAEATDVANAVLDGTDCVMLSGETAAGAYPELAVQTMSRICLQAESHTDYGAVFKLISSAAPIPMSPLESLASSAVRTANISNASLILVLTRGGTTARLVAKYRPAIPVITSVVPEMKTDDNFNWTCSDERPARHSMIVRGLIPMLSAATAKASDTESTEEAISFAIDHAKKLKICKSGDSVVALHRIGASSVIKILTVD; translated from the exons ATGTCCCTCCGGGCGGCATTGGCGGACGTGGACATGGAATGCGTCGCGACGGGGCCTGAGGAGATATGGCGTCGCCGGCCCAAGACCAAGATCGTCTGCACCCTAGGTCCGGCCTCGCGCTCCGTCGAGATGTGCGCGCGCCTGCTGCGCGCCGGCATGTGCGTCGCGCGCTTCAACTTCTCGCACGGCTCCCACGAGTACCACCAGGAGACCCTGGACAACCTCCGAAAGGCCATGGACCTCACCGGCCTCATCTGCGCCGTCATGCTCGACACTAAG GGACCAGAGATCCGCACAGGTTTTTTGAAAGATGGCAAGCCTGTAAAGCTGACACGGGGGCACGAAATCACCATCACCACTGATTATTCCATCAAGGGTGATGAGAATATGATTTCCATGAGCTACAACAAGATTGCTGTAGACCTGGAGCCTGGGAGCACAATACTATGCGCTGATGGCACCATCACATTCACTGTGCTTTCCTGTGATCCTGTGCAAGGCCTGGTTCGTTGCCGTTGTGAGAACTCAGCTCTCCTTGGGGAGAGAAAGAATGTCAATCTTCCTGGGGTGATCGTGGATCTCCCAACCTTAACAGAAAAGGACAAAGTGGATATCCTTCAGTGGGGTGTCCCAAACAACATTGACATGATTGCGCTATCCTTCGTACGCAAAGGATCAGATCTTAAGATGGTCAGAGGTGTGCTCGGTGAGCATGCCAAGTCAATACTACTTATGTCCAAG GTTGAGAATCAAGAAGGTGTTGCCAATTTTGATGAGATACTTGCAAACTCAGATGCTTTCATGGTTGCCAGAGGGGATTTGGGAATGGAGATACCCATCGAGAAGATATTCTATGCTCAGAAGGTGATGATCTTCAAATGTAATGTGCAAGGCAAGCCTGTTGTTACTGCAACCCAGATGCTGGAGTCAATGATTAAATCTCCCCGCCCTACAAGAGCAGAAGCAACTGATGTCGCCAATGCTGTCCTGGATGGCACTGATTGTGTGATGCTTAGCGGTGAGACTGCAGCTGGGGCATATCCAGAGCTAGCAGTGCAAACAATGTCAAGGATTTGCCTACAAGCAGAGTCACATACAGATTATGGAGCAGTTTTCAAGTTAATCAGTAGTGCTGCCCCAATCCCTATGAGTCCACTGGAGAGCTTGGCGTCATCAGCAGTTCGAACCGCCAACATCTCTAATGCATCACTCATCTTGGTCCTCACAAGGGGAGGCACAACCGCGAGGCTTGTGGCAAAGTACAGGCCAGCAATTCCAGTGATAACCTCTGTGGTCCCAGAAATGAAGACGGACGATAATTTTAACTGGACTTGCAGTGATGAGCGCCCTGCCAGGCACAGCATGATTGTGAGGGGCCTGATCCCGATGCTTAGCGCTGCTACAGCGAAGGCATCTGATACTGAGTCGACTGAGGAAGCCATTAGCTTTGCCATAGATCatgcgaagaagctcaagatctGCAAGTCAGGGGATTCAGTCGTCGCCTTGCATCGTATTGGTGCATCATCTGTCATCAAGATCTTGACAGTCGATTAG
- the LOC110433201 gene encoding E3 ubiquitin-protein ligase RING1-like has translation MEEESGAASRYYCHMCSLIIRPELGIEELKCPHCHTGFVEEMAGDRRGSDGAAIRGRAPADEASFNTSDAALEREVSLWAPVLMDFIAASSGRHGLDGGGGGDLAALARRQYRNIALLQLLNALQEGDADGGRERVVLMSPADARAMLMGQERRDGDARAALGPGGLTLGDLFLGPGLDLLLEYLAETDPSRQGTPPARKEDVAALPMVRVREAFTCPVCLDEVAGGGEAREMPCSHRFHDQCILPWLEMHSSCPVCRHQLPTEEPAAEAIGSGRGAGDESSGNARGGDGGNGGGRRHWFSWPFGGLFSQRSNGNSSSSSS, from the coding sequence ATGGAAGAGGAATCCGGCGCAGCTTCAAGGTACTACTGCCACATGTGCTCGCTGATCATACGGCCCGAGCTGGGCATCGAGGAGCTGAAGTGTCCCCACTGCCACACCGGCTTCGTGGAGGAGATGGCGGGCGACCGGCGAGGCAGCGACGGCGCGGCCATCCGAGGCCGTGCTCCCGCGGATGAGGCGAGCTTTAACACCTCGGACGCGGCGCTGGAGCGCGAGGTTTCGCTCTGGGCGCCTGTGCTCATGGACTTCATCGCCGCCTCGTCCGGCCGCCACggcctcgacggcggcggcggaggggacCTCGCGGCTCTGGCGCGAAGGCAGTACCGCAACATCGCCCTCCTGCAGCTGCTCAACGCGCTCCAGGAAGGAGACGCCGACGGCGGGCGCGAGCGGGTCGTGCTCATGAGCCCCGCGGACGCGCGCGCCATGCTCATGGGACAAGAGCGAAGGGACGGCGACGCGCGCGCCGCCCTGGGCCCCGGCGGCCTGACGCTCGGGGACCTGTTCCTCGGCCCGGGGCTGGACCTGCTGCTGGAGTACCTGGCCGAGACCGACCCGAGCCGGCAGGGCACGCCGCCGGCCAGGAAGGAGGACGTGGCCGCGCTGCCGATGGTCCGGGTGCGCGAGGCCTTCACCTGCCCCGTGTGCCTGGACGAGGTCGCGGGCGGTGGCGAGGCGCGCGAGATGCCGTGCAGCCACCGGTTCCACGACCAGTGCATCCTGCCGTGGCTGGAGATGCACAGCTCCTGCCCAGTGTGCAGGCACCAGCTGCCCACGGAGGAGCCTGCGGCGGAGGCAATTGGCAGCGGCAGAGGCGCCGGTGATGAGTCCAGTGGCAACGCGCGCGGCGGCGACGGGGGAAATGGCGGCGGGAGGAGGCATTGGTTCTCGTGGCCCTTTGGCGGGCTGTTCTCGCAAAGATCCAACGGcaactcctcctcgtcgtcgtcgtga
- the LOC8083689 gene encoding uncharacterized protein LOC8083689 — translation MSSPDPGRTPAQGEESASTSPWPLRKLQSFTPGLWSQYKAYEDAVVEGTKGTIADALVLVREHQTEAIGCATVAGFILFRGPRRFLYRNTFGRFKTEKDLLNDAEQSMMEYKTSIQNLKKESKYTLDKVAVGESDLQRGRTDLRSTGKQIQSLIGSIYKAESTAAGLMDRLRTIPTRQSLELRAEVASMASDLKNQRCALQERINKISEYGVRV, via the exons ATGTCGTCCCCGGATCCCGGCCGCACGCCGGCGCAAGGCGAGGAATCTGCCTCCACCTCCCCGTGGCCTCTCCGCAAGCTCCAG AGTTTCACACCAGGGCTGTGGTCACAATACAAAGCTTATGAGGATGCAGTTGTCGAGGGCACTAAAG GAACTATTGCGGATGCTCTGGTTCTTGTGAGAGAGCATCAGACGGAGGCAATTGGATGTGCCACTGTTGCAGGATTCATTCTGTTCAGAG GTCCTCGAAGATTTTTATACCGCAATACCTTTGGCCGTTTCAAGACTGAGAAG GATTTACTGAATGATGCTGAGCAAAGTATGATGGAGTACAAAACATCTATTCAGAACTTGAAGAAAGAATCGAAATACACTCTTGACAAAGTAGCTGTTGGTGAAAGTGATCTGCAGCGTGGACGAACTGATTTGAG ATCTACTGGGAAGCAGATCCAATCTCTTATAGGTTCCATTTACAAAGCAGAATCTACAGCTGCAG GTCTGATGGATAGACTAAGAACCATTCCAACCAGGCAATCTCTCGAGCTGCGAGCAGAG GTGGCTTCCATGGCTTCCGATTTGAAGAACCAGAGATGTGCCTTGCAGGAAAGGATCAACAAAATTTCTGAATATGGTGTCCGTGTCTGA